One genomic window of Myxococcales bacterium includes the following:
- a CDS encoding NAD-dependent epimerase/dehydratase family protein, which yields MIVVTGGGGFLGGAIVRRLLARGEAVRSVQRSDAPQLRELGAEVVRADLGDTAAVMTALEGCDAVLHVAAKAGAWGSRESFHRANVIGTENVLAACRTLGIRKLVYTSTPSVIHSGGDVEGVDESAPYATHFDAHYPATKAHAERLVLAANGPTLATVALRPHLIWGPGDTQLTARVLARARAGRLRLVGGGEKLVDSVYVDNAVLAHVLALDALGPGAPCAGKAYFVTQGEPMPQRELINGILAAAGLPPCTKSVSPGLAVGVGALLEGVWTLLRRSDEPPMTRFIARQLATAHWYDISAVKRDLGYAPELSVADGLARLAATRP from the coding sequence ATGATCGTGGTGACCGGGGGCGGAGGTTTCCTCGGGGGCGCGATCGTCCGGCGGCTCCTCGCGCGCGGCGAAGCTGTGCGCAGCGTGCAACGCAGCGACGCCCCGCAGCTTCGCGAGCTCGGGGCGGAGGTGGTGCGCGCCGATTTGGGCGATACGGCCGCCGTCATGACCGCGCTCGAGGGCTGCGACGCGGTCCTTCACGTGGCCGCGAAGGCCGGGGCCTGGGGGAGCCGCGAGAGCTTCCACCGCGCGAACGTCATCGGCACCGAGAACGTGCTCGCGGCGTGTCGGACGCTCGGCATCCGCAAGCTCGTCTACACGAGCACGCCGTCGGTCATCCACAGTGGAGGCGACGTGGAGGGCGTCGACGAGAGCGCTCCGTACGCCACGCACTTCGACGCTCACTACCCGGCGACCAAGGCCCACGCCGAGCGGCTCGTGCTCGCGGCCAACGGCCCCACGCTCGCGACCGTCGCGCTTCGCCCTCACCTCATATGGGGTCCCGGCGATACCCAGCTTACGGCGCGCGTGCTCGCCCGCGCGCGCGCCGGGCGGCTCCGCCTCGTGGGCGGCGGCGAGAAGCTCGTCGATTCGGTGTACGTCGACAACGCCGTCTTGGCCCACGTGCTCGCCCTCGACGCCCTCGGTCCAGGGGCTCCGTGCGCGGGGAAGGCCTATTTCGTCACGCAGGGCGAGCCCATGCCGCAGCGCGAGCTCATCAACGGCATCCTCGCGGCCGCGGGGCTGCCTCCTTGCACGAAGTCGGTCTCGCCAGGCCTCGCGGTGGGCGTGGGCGCGCTGCTGGAGGGAGTGTGGACCCTCCTCCGGAGGAGCGACGAGCCCCCGATGACGCGCTTCATCGCGCGGCAGCTCGCCACCGCGCACTGGTACGACATCTCCGCCGTGAAGCGGGACCTCGGGTACGCGCCCGAGCTGTCGGTGGCCGACGGCCTCGCGAGGCTCGCGGCCACTCGGCCGTAG